Proteins encoded together in one Deinococcus ruber window:
- a CDS encoding transposase: protein MLSVIPIEAVPTETGRIAHAAFPHGNLSLRMRDEPGVLSEDADFANCFATGGRPASPAWRQLALVLVFEFQEGLSDRQAADQVRARLDWKDVLGLELTDAGFDASVLYEFRTRLIDGACKQVLLDKTLSRFRAQDLLNVRGQQRTDSTPVIGAVRNVTRLELLGELVRSAPNELAGTAPAWLAMQLSQPWVKRSAHRVEEGWLPRHEAARAHDALEVGQDGQTLLQALEMQSEPSWRELSNVKLLRLIWEQQVDLDEQRHGRLETGRPPCRRPNHSVRSSAHPCLTLPAVS, encoded by the coding sequence ATGTTGAGCGTCATTCCGATAGAAGCGGTGCCGACGGAGACAGGACGGATCGCCCATGCCGCGTTCCCACACGGGAATCTGTCGTTGCGGATGCGCGATGAACCGGGCGTCCTCTCCGAGGACGCTGATTTCGCCAATTGTTTCGCAACAGGTGGACGACCGGCTTCCCCAGCCTGGCGGCAACTGGCATTGGTGCTGGTCTTTGAGTTTCAGGAAGGCCTGTCGGATCGCCAGGCTGCCGATCAGGTGCGGGCGCGATTGGACTGGAAAGACGTGTTGGGGCTGGAATTGACGGACGCGGGGTTCGATGCCTCGGTGCTGTATGAGTTTCGGACACGGCTGATCGACGGGGCCTGTAAGCAGGTGCTGCTCGACAAGACGTTGAGCCGCTTTCGCGCGCAGGATCTGTTGAACGTCCGTGGACAACAGCGCACAGATTCGACGCCTGTGATCGGGGCCGTTCGGAACGTCACACGTCTGGAACTGCTGGGCGAACTGGTGCGGTCGGCCCCGAATGAACTGGCGGGCACCGCTCCAGCATGGCTGGCTATGCAGCTTTCCCAACCGTGGGTCAAGCGCTCCGCCCACCGAGTGGAAGAGGGATGGCTGCCTCGCCACGAGGCAGCCAGAGCGCACGATGCTCTGGAAGTCGGCCAGGACGGGCAAACCCTGTTGCAAGCTCTGGAGATGCAGTCCGAACCGTCCTGGCGCGAATTGTCCAACGTGAAACTGTTGCGGTTGATCTGGGAACAGCAAGTTGACCTAGATGAGCAGCGGCATGGACGCCTAGAAACAGGGC